Proteins co-encoded in one Bacillus infantis NRRL B-14911 genomic window:
- a CDS encoding NUDIX domain-containing protein encodes MPHHIRVRAGAVIMENDSILLIEFNDENGLHYNLPAGGAEPGETVKEAARREAMEEASIDVEAGPLAFVYEYAPHTAEGRFGETHSLCLMFECKIKEGSHAKMPDNPDPQQTGVRWVKLSELHKIILYPNMKEHILEYARNKRNLELIEEHKLEEYAADPAGNSLY; translated from the coding sequence ATGCCGCACCATATAAGAGTCAGGGCAGGAGCCGTCATTATGGAAAATGACTCAATCCTGCTGATTGAATTTAATGATGAAAACGGCCTCCATTATAATCTGCCGGCAGGCGGCGCCGAACCGGGAGAAACGGTCAAGGAAGCTGCCAGAAGGGAAGCAATGGAAGAGGCATCAATAGATGTTGAAGCAGGTCCGCTTGCATTTGTTTATGAATATGCTCCGCATACAGCTGAAGGCAGGTTCGGTGAGACACACTCACTCTGTCTGATGTTTGAATGCAAAATAAAAGAAGGGTCTCATGCTAAAATGCCGGATAATCCGGATCCGCAGCAAACAGGAGTCAGGTGGGTAAAGCTATCAGAGCTTCACAAAATTATCCTTTATCCAAATATGAAGGAACATATATTGGAATACGCCCGTAATAAAAGGAATCTGGAGCTTATTGAGGAACATAAGCTCGAGGAGTATGCAGCAGATCCTGCGGGGAATAGTTTGTATTAA